The Dehalococcoidia bacterium genome contains a region encoding:
- a CDS encoding ABC transporter ATP-binding protein, with amino-acid sequence MDNQTPPAIVVRDVKKSFRLTSHRARDVKTMVLHPFRPRVEQEPFWALRGVSFEVPKGQSLGIIGANGSGKSTLLRILAAITQPTTGSVEIRGRVAALLELGAGFHGQISGRENALLNAVLLGLTIQEARERLNDIIAFAELEAFIDEPMRTYSAGMFLRLGFAVAVHVRPEVLLVDEVLAVGDAEFQEKCFSHIESLRRQGVTIVIVSHDLPAVERFTDRVLLMERGLVVADGEPAAIIRRYTHETETAGRPG; translated from the coding sequence GTGGACAACCAGACCCCGCCGGCCATCGTCGTACGCGACGTCAAGAAGAGCTTCCGGCTCACCTCCCACCGCGCCCGGGACGTCAAGACGATGGTCCTTCACCCCTTCCGCCCCCGGGTCGAGCAGGAGCCCTTTTGGGCGCTTCGAGGGGTGTCCTTCGAAGTGCCGAAGGGCCAGAGCCTCGGCATTATCGGCGCGAACGGCTCCGGAAAGAGCACGCTGCTGCGCATCCTCGCGGCGATCACACAGCCGACCACGGGTAGCGTCGAGATCCGGGGCCGGGTGGCGGCGCTGCTAGAGCTCGGCGCGGGCTTTCACGGGCAGATCAGCGGCCGCGAGAACGCGCTGCTCAACGCCGTGCTCCTGGGCCTCACCATCCAGGAAGCGCGCGAGCGCCTGAACGACATCATCGCGTTCGCCGAACTCGAGGCGTTCATCGACGAGCCGATGCGCACCTACTCGGCCGGGATGTTCCTTCGTCTCGGCTTTGCGGTCGCGGTCCACGTCCGCCCGGAGGTGCTGCTGGTCGACGAGGTGCTCGCGGTGGGCGATGCCGAGTTCCAGGAGAAGTGCTTCTCTCACATCGAGAGTCTGCGCCGCCAGGGTGTGACGATCGTCATCGTCTCGCATGACCTGCCGGCCGTCGAGCGCTTTACCGACCGGGTCCTCCTCATGGAGCGCGGCCTCGTCGTCGCCGATGGGGAGCCGGCGGCGATCATCCGCCGCTACACGCACGAAACGGAGACGGCGGGGCGGCCAGGCTAG
- a CDS encoding RecX family transcriptional regulator, producing the protein MPRITAIERRRFKRRADIWLDGERAFSLSLELIAASGLTPGRELSAAEASELREMDERQQAMEGALHLLSRGPRSERELRLRLRRRGLGRPAVDAAVERVRELGYLDDGDFARAYVETRQATAPRSRRHLAFELGRRGISKEVAAGAVEDVSDEDAAYQAAQQRLRALRNLDRRAFERRLGTFLTSRGFSYGVARAVIDRCWQDISAAGAEPEV; encoded by the coding sequence ATGCCCCGCATTACTGCCATCGAGCGCCGGCGCTTCAAACGCCGTGCCGACATCTGGCTGGATGGCGAGAGGGCCTTTTCGCTCTCCCTGGAGCTGATAGCAGCATCCGGCCTGACGCCGGGGCGCGAACTCAGCGCAGCAGAGGCTTCGGAGCTGCGGGAGATGGACGAGCGCCAGCAAGCCATGGAAGGCGCGTTGCATCTCCTCTCCCGGGGGCCCCGCTCGGAGAGAGAGCTGCGGCTGCGGCTGCGCCGCCGGGGTCTCGGGAGGCCCGCAGTCGATGCGGCGGTCGAGCGCGTGCGAGAGCTCGGGTATCTGGACGACGGGGATTTTGCGCGGGCCTACGTCGAGACCCGCCAGGCCACTGCCCCGCGTTCCCGCCGCCACCTCGCTTTCGAGCTTGGCCGCAGGGGCATATCGAAGGAAGTCGCGGCCGGCGCGGTCGAGGATGTTTCGGATGAGGACGCCGCCTACCAGGCGGCGCAGCAGCGCCTGCGCGCCCTTCGTAACCTCGACCGGCGCGCGTTCGAGCGACGGCTGGGTACCTTCCTAACGTCAAGGGGCTTCAGCTACGGGGTCGCCCGCGCGGTGATCGACCGCTGCTGGCAAGACATCTCGGCGGCCGGGGCCGAGCCGGAGGTCTGA